A genomic region of Glycine max cultivar Williams 82 chromosome 15, Glycine_max_v4.0, whole genome shotgun sequence contains the following coding sequences:
- the LOC100802660 gene encoding uncharacterized protein isoform X2, with amino-acid sequence MNGLTGKKMQKIFEALVPESVYNNARNLVEYCCFRFLSRDGSDIHPSLQDPAFQRLIFITMLAWENPYTNDLSSNAEKASLQNKLVTEEAFVRIAPAISGVVDRPTVHNLFKALAGDQEGISMSSWLNYINEFVKVRQKQISYQIPEFPQLSEERILCIGSNSKRPVLKWENNMAWPGKLTLTDKAIYFEAVGILGKKRAMRLDLIHDGLQVEKAKVGPFGSALFDSAVSVSSGSELNRWVLEFIDLGGEMRRDVWHAFISEVIALHRFIREYGPDDSDESLFKVYGARKGKDRATTTAINGIARLQALQHLRKLLDDPTKLVQFSYLQNAPHGDIVLQTLAVNYWGGPLVSGFINTRNQPEIRPSDEISDSRSHVFDIDGSVYLQKWMKSPSWGSSTSTNFWKNTSVKGLILSKNLVVADLSLTERTAKTCKQKYHVVEKTQATIDAATLQGIPSNIDLFKELMFPFTLIVKNFEKLRHWEEPHLTIAFLGLAYTIIYRNLLSYMFPMMLMILAVGMLTIRALKEQGRLGRSFGEVTIRDQPPSNTIQKIIAVKDAMRDVENFMQQVNVFLLKMRSILLSGHPQITTEVALVLISSATILLIIPFKYIFSFLLFDMFTRELEFRREMVKKFRSFLRERWHTVPAVPVSILPFENEDRSEIYLKEIEDQSKTQGNQSSVKSR; translated from the exons ATGAATGGATTGACTGggaagaaaatgcagaaaatttTTGAAGCACTTGTGCCTGAATCTGTATATAATAATGCCCGTAATTTGGTTGAATATTGCTGCTTTAGATTTTTGTCAAGGGATGGTTCTGATATTCATCCTTCCCTCCAG GACCCTGCATTCCAGAGGCTGATATTCATAACCATGCTTGCCTGGGAAAATCCTTACACTAATGACCTTTCCAGCAATGCAGAGAAGGCTTCTTTACAG AATAAACTTGTCACTGAGGAGGCTTTTGTTCGTATTGCTCCTGCAATCTCTGGTGTGGTTGACCGACCCACAGTGCACAATCTTTTTAAGGCACTTGCTGGTGATCAAGAGGGCATTTCTATGAGCTCGTGGCTGAATTACATTAATGAATTTGTCAA AGTGCGTCAAAAACAGATATCATATCAAATTCCAGAGTTTCCTCAACTTTCTGAGGAGAGGATTTTATGCATTGGTTCCAACAGTAAGCGACCTGTTCTGAAATGGGAGAATAATATGGCATGGCCTGGCAAACTTACTCTTACTGATAAGGCAATCTATTTTGAG GCAGTTGGCATACTGGGAAAGAAGAGAGCCATGAGATTGGATCTTATACATGATGGATTACAGGTAGAGAAGGCAAAGGTTGGGCCTTTCGGGTCTGCACTTTTTGACTCTGCTGTTTCTGTTTCTTCTGGCTCAGA GTTGAATCGGTGGGTGCTGGAATTCATCGACTTAGGAGGCGAGATGAGGCGGGATGTTTGGCACGCATTTATAAGTGAAGTCATTGCTTTACACAGGTTCATACGCGAGTATGGACCTGATGATTCTGATGAGTCATTGTTTAAAGTATATGGAGCTCGCAAAGGAAAGGATAGAGCAACAACCACTGCCATTAATGGTATTGCTAGACTCCAAGCCCTTCAACATTTGCGAAAGTTGCTTGATGATCCCACCAAGCTTGTGCAGTTCTCATATTTACAGAATGCACCACACGGTGATATTGTCCTCCAAACTTTAGCTGTTAATTATTGGGGAGGTCCACTAGTTTCAGGATTTATAAATACCCGCAATCAGCCAGAAATTCGCCCTTCTGATGAAATATCTGATAGCCGCAGCCATGTGTTTGACATAGATGGAAGTGTCTACTTGCAGAAGTGGATGAAATCTCCATCTTGGGGGTCTAGTACTTCCACTAATTTTTGGAAGAACACTTCAGTAAAAGGTTTAATATTAAGTAAGAATcttgttgtggctgatttatcACTCACAGAAAGAACAGCAAAAACATGCAAACAAAAGTACCACGTTGTGGAGAAGACTCAAGCCACCATTGATGCTGCAACTCTACAAGGCATACCCAGCAACATTGATCTTTTCAAG GAACTAATGTTTCCTTTCACCTTGATTGTCAAAAACTTTGAAAAGCTTAGACACTGGGAGGAGCCACACTTGACCATTGCATTTCTTGGACTCGCCTATACAATAATTTATAG AAACCTGCTGTCATATATGTTTCCCATGATGCTGATGATTTTGGCAGTTGGCATGCTGACAATCAGGGCCCTTAAAGAGCAAGGCCGCCTTGGACGATCTTTTGGTGAAGTCACAATACGTGACCAGCCACCATCCAATACTATACAAAAGATTATTGCTGTAAAAGATGCCATGCGTGATGTTGAGAATTTTATGCAGCAAGTGAATGTCTTCCTCCTCAAAATGCGTTCCATTTTACTTTCTGGCCATCCACAG ATAACTACTGAGGTTGCACTGGTGCTGATATCTTCTGCAACCATTCTCCTCATTATCCCGTTCAAGtacattttttcctttcttctctttgatATGTTCACAAGGGAGCTTGAGTTTCGGAGAGAAATGGTTAAAAAGTTCAGAAGTTTTCTAAGGGAGAGGTGGCATACGGTTCCTGCTGTCCCCGTGTCAATTTTACCATTTGAAAATGAAGACAGATCAGAAATTTACTTAAAGGAAATTGAGGACCAATCAAAAACACAAGGAAATCAGAGCAGTGTAAAGTCCAGATAG
- the LOC100802128 gene encoding transmembrane emp24 domain-containing protein p24delta3, whose protein sequence is MEKRVMSMSIVFLCCLFLFFFSTSGALWVTVPPFSTKCVSEEIHNNVVVLGDYAVVDTGNDHSNNSTISVKVTSPYGNNLHHMENISIGNFAFTTRESGNYLACFWVGHSERAGGDVSVNLDWKTGIAAKDWDSVAKKEKIEGVELQLRKLEGSVEAVHENLIYLRGREAVVRNVSESTNARVVWSSFMSLGVCIAVSVLQLWHLKRYFHKKKLI, encoded by the exons ATGGAGAAGAGAGTTATGTCAATGTCAATTGTCTTCCTCTGCtgcttgttcttgttcttcttctcaACCTCTGGGGCTCTCTGGGTCACCGTACCACCTTTCAGCACCAAGTGCGTTTCCGAAGAAATCCACAACAACGTCGTCGTTTTGGGCGATTACGCTGTCGTCGACACTGGGAATGATCATTCCAACAACTCCACCATTTCCGTCAAG GTCACATCACCGTACGGAAACAATCTTCATCATATGGAGAACATATCAATTGGTAATTTCGCCTTCACAACTCGAGAGAGTGGAAACTACCTAGCATGCTTCTGGGTGGGTCATAGTGAACGAGCTGGTGGAGACGTTAGTGTGAACCTTGATTGGAAAACTGGAATTGCAGCCAAGGATTGGGATTCAGTtgctaaaaaagaaaagattgag GGAGTAGAGCTTCAGTTGAGAAAGCTAGAAGGATCAGTTGAGGCTGTCCACGAGAATTTGATCTATCTGAGGGGCAG GGAAGCAGTGGTAAGGAACGTGAGTGAATCAACCAATGCCAGAGTGGTGTGGTCTAGTTTTATGTCCTTGGGTGTGTGCATTGCAGTTTCAGTTCTGCAGTTGTGGCATTTGAAGCGATACTTCCACAAGAAAAAGCTTATCTAG
- the LOC100802660 gene encoding uncharacterized protein isoform X1, with protein MGSKFPMTQLGISPRYVIYPHSAYNYKYSRRIFSEQKFPFKFVAQSLGDKWKLNDISTSSIQERWNVLMSRTQNFWNEVTFPLAKPGQTRKPDPENDCGFQVMEDILMIEKTIDRRTPCGVLSLAAVICIEQFSRMNGLTGKKMQKIFEALVPESVYNNARNLVEYCCFRFLSRDGSDIHPSLQDPAFQRLIFITMLAWENPYTNDLSSNAEKASLQNKLVTEEAFVRIAPAISGVVDRPTVHNLFKALAGDQEGISMSSWLNYINEFVKVRQKQISYQIPEFPQLSEERILCIGSNSKRPVLKWENNMAWPGKLTLTDKAIYFEAVGILGKKRAMRLDLIHDGLQVEKAKVGPFGSALFDSAVSVSSGSELNRWVLEFIDLGGEMRRDVWHAFISEVIALHRFIREYGPDDSDESLFKVYGARKGKDRATTTAINGIARLQALQHLRKLLDDPTKLVQFSYLQNAPHGDIVLQTLAVNYWGGPLVSGFINTRNQPEIRPSDEISDSRSHVFDIDGSVYLQKWMKSPSWGSSTSTNFWKNTSVKGLILSKNLVVADLSLTERTAKTCKQKYHVVEKTQATIDAATLQGIPSNIDLFKELMFPFTLIVKNFEKLRHWEEPHLTIAFLGLAYTIIYRNLLSYMFPMMLMILAVGMLTIRALKEQGRLGRSFGEVTIRDQPPSNTIQKIIAVKDAMRDVENFMQQVNVFLLKMRSILLSGHPQITTEVALVLISSATILLIIPFKYIFSFLLFDMFTRELEFRREMVKKFRSFLRERWHTVPAVPVSILPFENEDRSEIYLKEIEDQSKTQGNQSSVKSR; from the exons atGGGGTCAAAGTTTCCGATGACCCAGTTGGGGATATCGCCCAGATATGTGATTTATCCCCACAGTGCATACAACTACAAGTATTCCAGAAGAATATTCTCAGAGCAAAAGTTCCCGTTCAAGTTCGTGGCGCAGTCCTTAGGGGATAAATGGAAGCTAAATGACATAAGTACTA gttCTATCCAAGAAAGATGGAATGTATTGATGTCGAGGACCCAAAATTTTTGGAATGAAGTTACCTTTCCACTTGCAAAACCTGGTCAAACTAGGAAGCCTGATCCTGAAAATGATTGTGGATTTCAAGTTATGGAAGACATTTTAATGATAGAGAAGACAATTGACCGCAGAACACCATGTGGGGTTCTTTCTCTAGCTGCTGTGATTTGTATTGAACAATTCAGCAG GATGAATGGATTGACTGggaagaaaatgcagaaaatttTTGAAGCACTTGTGCCTGAATCTGTATATAATAATGCCCGTAATTTGGTTGAATATTGCTGCTTTAGATTTTTGTCAAGGGATGGTTCTGATATTCATCCTTCCCTCCAG GACCCTGCATTCCAGAGGCTGATATTCATAACCATGCTTGCCTGGGAAAATCCTTACACTAATGACCTTTCCAGCAATGCAGAGAAGGCTTCTTTACAG AATAAACTTGTCACTGAGGAGGCTTTTGTTCGTATTGCTCCTGCAATCTCTGGTGTGGTTGACCGACCCACAGTGCACAATCTTTTTAAGGCACTTGCTGGTGATCAAGAGGGCATTTCTATGAGCTCGTGGCTGAATTACATTAATGAATTTGTCAA AGTGCGTCAAAAACAGATATCATATCAAATTCCAGAGTTTCCTCAACTTTCTGAGGAGAGGATTTTATGCATTGGTTCCAACAGTAAGCGACCTGTTCTGAAATGGGAGAATAATATGGCATGGCCTGGCAAACTTACTCTTACTGATAAGGCAATCTATTTTGAG GCAGTTGGCATACTGGGAAAGAAGAGAGCCATGAGATTGGATCTTATACATGATGGATTACAGGTAGAGAAGGCAAAGGTTGGGCCTTTCGGGTCTGCACTTTTTGACTCTGCTGTTTCTGTTTCTTCTGGCTCAGA GTTGAATCGGTGGGTGCTGGAATTCATCGACTTAGGAGGCGAGATGAGGCGGGATGTTTGGCACGCATTTATAAGTGAAGTCATTGCTTTACACAGGTTCATACGCGAGTATGGACCTGATGATTCTGATGAGTCATTGTTTAAAGTATATGGAGCTCGCAAAGGAAAGGATAGAGCAACAACCACTGCCATTAATGGTATTGCTAGACTCCAAGCCCTTCAACATTTGCGAAAGTTGCTTGATGATCCCACCAAGCTTGTGCAGTTCTCATATTTACAGAATGCACCACACGGTGATATTGTCCTCCAAACTTTAGCTGTTAATTATTGGGGAGGTCCACTAGTTTCAGGATTTATAAATACCCGCAATCAGCCAGAAATTCGCCCTTCTGATGAAATATCTGATAGCCGCAGCCATGTGTTTGACATAGATGGAAGTGTCTACTTGCAGAAGTGGATGAAATCTCCATCTTGGGGGTCTAGTACTTCCACTAATTTTTGGAAGAACACTTCAGTAAAAGGTTTAATATTAAGTAAGAATcttgttgtggctgatttatcACTCACAGAAAGAACAGCAAAAACATGCAAACAAAAGTACCACGTTGTGGAGAAGACTCAAGCCACCATTGATGCTGCAACTCTACAAGGCATACCCAGCAACATTGATCTTTTCAAG GAACTAATGTTTCCTTTCACCTTGATTGTCAAAAACTTTGAAAAGCTTAGACACTGGGAGGAGCCACACTTGACCATTGCATTTCTTGGACTCGCCTATACAATAATTTATAG AAACCTGCTGTCATATATGTTTCCCATGATGCTGATGATTTTGGCAGTTGGCATGCTGACAATCAGGGCCCTTAAAGAGCAAGGCCGCCTTGGACGATCTTTTGGTGAAGTCACAATACGTGACCAGCCACCATCCAATACTATACAAAAGATTATTGCTGTAAAAGATGCCATGCGTGATGTTGAGAATTTTATGCAGCAAGTGAATGTCTTCCTCCTCAAAATGCGTTCCATTTTACTTTCTGGCCATCCACAG ATAACTACTGAGGTTGCACTGGTGCTGATATCTTCTGCAACCATTCTCCTCATTATCCCGTTCAAGtacattttttcctttcttctctttgatATGTTCACAAGGGAGCTTGAGTTTCGGAGAGAAATGGTTAAAAAGTTCAGAAGTTTTCTAAGGGAGAGGTGGCATACGGTTCCTGCTGTCCCCGTGTCAATTTTACCATTTGAAAATGAAGACAGATCAGAAATTTACTTAAAGGAAATTGAGGACCAATCAAAAACACAAGGAAATCAGAGCAGTGTAAAGTCCAGATAG
- the LOC100780001 gene encoding probable plastid-lipid-associated protein 4, chloroplastic, whose translation MALSSPFLISAVNATCSVPHFHFHFHAQPLSLSSSHFPINIRPSTHHHVHVSHNHKWRAKVSFFTSFLKKGKDAKIIKEEMLEAIAPLDRGADATPQDQQTIDQIARELEAVTPIKEPLKTNLLDGKWELIYTTSQSILQTKRPKLLRSVANYQAINVDTLRAQNMESWPFFNQVTADLTPLNPRKVAVKFDTFKIGGIIPIKAPGRARGELEITYLDEELRVSRGDKGNLFILKMVDPSYRVPE comes from the exons ATGGCCTTATCCTCTCCCTTCCTCATTTCAGCTGTGAACGCCACATGTTCAGTACCCCATTTCCATTTCCATTTCCATGCACAGCCACtttcactttcttcttctcACTTCCCAATTAATATTAGACCCTCCACCCATCATCACGTTCATGTCTCTCACAATCACAAATGGAGAGcaaaagtttcatttttcaCTTCCTTCTTGAAGAAAGGCAAAGATGCTAAGATCATCAAGGAAGAAATGCTTGAGGCCATTGCACCGCTTGATCGAGGGGCTGATGCCACTCCCCAAGACCAGCAAACAATTGATCAG ATTGCGCGGGAACTTGAGGCAGTTACTCCAATAAAGGAGCCCCTCAAAACTAACCTACTCGATGGAAAATGGGAGCTTATATACACTACCTCGCAGTCAATCTTGCAAACCAAG AGACCAAAGTTGTTGAGATCAGTTGCAAATTATCAAGCAATCAATGTCGATACTCTAAGGGCCCAAAATATGGAATCTTGGCCATTCTTCAACCAG GTGACAGCAGATTTAACACCTTTAAATCCAAGGAAAGTGGCTGTAAAATTTGATACTTTCAAAATTGGAGGCATT ATACCTATTAAAGCCCCTGGAAGAGCTCGTGGGGAACTGGAAATAACATATTTGGACGAAGAACTGCG GGTATCAAGAGGTGATAAAGGAAACTTGTTCATCCTGAAAATGGTGGATCCATCTTACAGAGTTCCTGAATGA
- the LOC100777333 gene encoding F-box protein At1g10780 codes for MDPLPDAILQYILSRINNARDVAACNCVSKRWKDSMAYIRTLYFPRNSFDNPSLRESPDDIVKRMVSMVVRLEELVVYGPFSPSGLASWLSLVGMSLSQLELRMDNLADNQASHESPSKLDCIGAARNLESLKLWGVLMMHSPKWDVFQNLRTLEIVGARLEEPVLTVVFQSCPYLRRLKLLGCEGVGSISIDLPYLEQCKLDFYGLGNCSLTLSSPKIESLEVQGCSWIRVPETQHLRNLSISNSAGRVYMVDFGNLPALEFLTMRGVQWCWDAICKMLKMASEVKHIYMKVEFTGDYEALQPFPEIDFVDFFNNHPKLRKFDIHGAMFAALCQRNSLKHVDPGFLIPCLEEVVITVRSPLNAEQKMSTLESLLKYGKNLRTMVIKILQMKSSHSSADDFFDEICRLRYMNHGIVRIE; via the exons ATGGATCCTCTCCCTGATGCCATTCTTCAATACATCTTGTCCCGTATCAATAACGCTCGCGATGTGGCAGCTTGCAATTGTGTTTCTAAGCGATGGAAGGACTCAATGGCTTACATCAGAACTCTCTACTTCCCTCGCAACTCGTTTGATAACCCTTCTCTCCGTGAAAGTCCGGACGACATAGTGAAAAGAATGGTATCAATGGTTGTGCGATTAGAAGAGCTAGTTGTATACGGCCCCTTCTCCCCTTCCGGCCTTGCTTCGTGGCTATCACTTGTTGGTATGTCTCTTTCTCAGCTTGAGCTTCGAATGGACAATCTTGCTGACAACCAAGCCTCCCATGAAAGCCCTTCAAAATTGGATTGCATTGGTGCAGCAAGGAATTTGGAATCTCTAAAACTATGGGGTGTCTTAATGATGCATTCCCCAAAATGGGATGTCTTCCAAAATCTTAGAACCCTTGAAATAGTTGGTGCAAGATTGGAAGAACCTGTATTGACTGTGGTGTTTCAGTCATGTCCATATCTGAGAAGGTTGAAACTGCTTGGATGTGAAGGGGTAGGATCAATCTCAATTGACCTTCCCTATTTAGAGCAGTGTAAGCTGGATTTTTATGGTCTGGGGAACTGTTCACTTACGCTATCCTCCCCGAAAATTGAATCCCTTGAGGTACAAGGCTGTAGTTGGATTAGGGTTCCTGAAACCCAGCATTTGAGGAATCTTTCAATATCCAATAGCGCag GGAGAGTATATATGGTGGATTTCGGAAACCTTCCAGCTCTGGAGTTCCTGACTATGAGGGGGGTCCAGTGGTGCTGGGATGCAATATGCAAAATGCTGAAAATGGCAAGTGAGGTGAAGCATATTTATATGAAGGTGGAATTCACTGGGGACTATGAGGCTCTTCAACCCTTTCCAGagattgattttgttgattttttcaaCAACCATCCCAAACTGCGCAAGTTTGACATTCATGGAGCCATGTTTGCAGCACTTTGCCAGAGGAACAGCCTGAAACAT GTGGATCCAGGATTTTTAATTCCATGTTTGGAGGAGGTTGTGATCACAGTGAGATCACCACTAAATGCCGAACAAAAAATGAGTACTCTTGAATCCTTGTTGAAGTATGGCAAAAATCTAAGGACTATGGTTATCAAGATTCTTCAGATGAAGAGCTCCCATAGCAGCGCTGATGATTTTTTTGATGAGATTTGCCGGTTGAGATACATGAACCATGGAATAGTTCGAATAGAATAA
- the LOC100802660 gene encoding uncharacterized protein isoform X3 — MGSKFPMTQLGISPRYVIYPHSAYNYKYSRRIFSEQKFPFKFVAQSLGDKWKLNDISTSSIQERWNVLMSRTQNFWNEVTFPLAKPGQTRKPDPENDCGFQVMEDILMIEKTIDRRTPCGVLSLAAVICIEQFSRMNGLTGKKMQKIFEALVPESVYNNARNLVEYCCFRFLSRDGSDIHPSLQDPAFQRLIFITMLAWENPYTNDLSSNAEKASLQNKLVTEEAFVRIAPAISGVVDRPTVHNLFKALAGDQEGISMSSWLNYINEFVKVRQKQISYQIPEFPQLSEERILCIGSNSKRPVLKWENNMAWPGKLTLTDKAIYFEAVGILGKKRAMRLDLIHDGLQVEKAKVGPFGSALFDSAVSVSSGSELNRWVLEFIDLGGEMRRDVWHAFISEVIALHRFIREYGPDDSDESLFKVYGARKGKDRATTTAINGIARLQALQHLRKLLDDPTKLVQFSYLQNAPHGDIVLQTLAVNYWGGPLVSGFINTRNQPEIRPSDEISDSRSHVFDIDGSVYLQKWMKSPSWGSSTSTNFWKNTSVKGLILSKNLVVADLSLTERTAKTCKQKYHVVEKTQATIDAATLQGIPSNIDLFKELMFPFTLIVKNFEKLRHWEEPHLTIAFLGLAYTIIYR, encoded by the exons atGGGGTCAAAGTTTCCGATGACCCAGTTGGGGATATCGCCCAGATATGTGATTTATCCCCACAGTGCATACAACTACAAGTATTCCAGAAGAATATTCTCAGAGCAAAAGTTCCCGTTCAAGTTCGTGGCGCAGTCCTTAGGGGATAAATGGAAGCTAAATGACATAAGTACTA gttCTATCCAAGAAAGATGGAATGTATTGATGTCGAGGACCCAAAATTTTTGGAATGAAGTTACCTTTCCACTTGCAAAACCTGGTCAAACTAGGAAGCCTGATCCTGAAAATGATTGTGGATTTCAAGTTATGGAAGACATTTTAATGATAGAGAAGACAATTGACCGCAGAACACCATGTGGGGTTCTTTCTCTAGCTGCTGTGATTTGTATTGAACAATTCAGCAG GATGAATGGATTGACTGggaagaaaatgcagaaaatttTTGAAGCACTTGTGCCTGAATCTGTATATAATAATGCCCGTAATTTGGTTGAATATTGCTGCTTTAGATTTTTGTCAAGGGATGGTTCTGATATTCATCCTTCCCTCCAG GACCCTGCATTCCAGAGGCTGATATTCATAACCATGCTTGCCTGGGAAAATCCTTACACTAATGACCTTTCCAGCAATGCAGAGAAGGCTTCTTTACAG AATAAACTTGTCACTGAGGAGGCTTTTGTTCGTATTGCTCCTGCAATCTCTGGTGTGGTTGACCGACCCACAGTGCACAATCTTTTTAAGGCACTTGCTGGTGATCAAGAGGGCATTTCTATGAGCTCGTGGCTGAATTACATTAATGAATTTGTCAA AGTGCGTCAAAAACAGATATCATATCAAATTCCAGAGTTTCCTCAACTTTCTGAGGAGAGGATTTTATGCATTGGTTCCAACAGTAAGCGACCTGTTCTGAAATGGGAGAATAATATGGCATGGCCTGGCAAACTTACTCTTACTGATAAGGCAATCTATTTTGAG GCAGTTGGCATACTGGGAAAGAAGAGAGCCATGAGATTGGATCTTATACATGATGGATTACAGGTAGAGAAGGCAAAGGTTGGGCCTTTCGGGTCTGCACTTTTTGACTCTGCTGTTTCTGTTTCTTCTGGCTCAGA GTTGAATCGGTGGGTGCTGGAATTCATCGACTTAGGAGGCGAGATGAGGCGGGATGTTTGGCACGCATTTATAAGTGAAGTCATTGCTTTACACAGGTTCATACGCGAGTATGGACCTGATGATTCTGATGAGTCATTGTTTAAAGTATATGGAGCTCGCAAAGGAAAGGATAGAGCAACAACCACTGCCATTAATGGTATTGCTAGACTCCAAGCCCTTCAACATTTGCGAAAGTTGCTTGATGATCCCACCAAGCTTGTGCAGTTCTCATATTTACAGAATGCACCACACGGTGATATTGTCCTCCAAACTTTAGCTGTTAATTATTGGGGAGGTCCACTAGTTTCAGGATTTATAAATACCCGCAATCAGCCAGAAATTCGCCCTTCTGATGAAATATCTGATAGCCGCAGCCATGTGTTTGACATAGATGGAAGTGTCTACTTGCAGAAGTGGATGAAATCTCCATCTTGGGGGTCTAGTACTTCCACTAATTTTTGGAAGAACACTTCAGTAAAAGGTTTAATATTAAGTAAGAATcttgttgtggctgatttatcACTCACAGAAAGAACAGCAAAAACATGCAAACAAAAGTACCACGTTGTGGAGAAGACTCAAGCCACCATTGATGCTGCAACTCTACAAGGCATACCCAGCAACATTGATCTTTTCAAG GAACTAATGTTTCCTTTCACCTTGATTGTCAAAAACTTTGAAAAGCTTAGACACTGGGAGGAGCCACACTTGACCATTGCATTTCTTGGACTCGCCTATACAATAATTTATAGGT AA